A region from the Paenibacillus humicola genome encodes:
- a CDS encoding YitT family protein, with the protein MKTARTAAVLLASSLLVAFGFNQLLIPHRLISGGVSGITMIVGYATGLNIGFLYLLLNLPILIWGWRVLGRRFIVWSVFVVLATTAAMQLIPERPAVGDLMIASVFGGVAVGLGTGLSLRAGASTGGFDIVASIVSRSRNLPVGMLIFALNGSIIALLGVQTGNWDIALYSLVSIYAAGKIIDLVHISQIKVTAFIITSRTEELRCALLPLQRGITVIRTQGAYTGIERDMLMTVTTRYELAELRRIIKATDPAAFVNIVETAGVMGEFRRPAD; encoded by the coding sequence ATGAAAACGGCTCGAACCGCCGCCGTCCTGCTGGCAAGCTCGCTGCTCGTCGCGTTCGGATTCAATCAGCTGCTCATTCCCCACCGCTTGATCAGCGGCGGCGTTTCCGGGATCACGATGATCGTCGGCTATGCGACGGGGCTGAATATCGGCTTTCTGTATTTGCTCCTCAATTTGCCGATTCTGATATGGGGCTGGCGCGTTCTCGGACGGCGCTTCATCGTATGGAGCGTCTTTGTCGTGCTGGCGACAACGGCCGCCATGCAGCTTATCCCCGAACGGCCGGCGGTCGGCGATTTGATGATCGCCTCCGTGTTCGGCGGCGTCGCCGTCGGCCTCGGCACCGGGCTGTCGCTGCGGGCGGGGGCGTCGACCGGAGGCTTCGATATCGTCGCCTCCATCGTATCGCGCAGCCGCAATCTGCCCGTCGGCATGCTTATCTTCGCGCTGAACGGCAGCATTATCGCACTGCTCGGCGTGCAGACGGGCAACTGGGACATCGCGCTGTATTCGCTCGTTTCCATCTATGCGGCCGGCAAAATCATCGACCTCGTGCACATCAGTCAAATCAAGGTAACCGCCTTTATCATTACAAGCCGTACCGAGGAGCTTCGCTGCGCCCTGCTGCCGCTTCAGCGCGGCATCACCGTCATCCGGACGCAAGGCGCTTACACCGGCATCGAGCGGGACATGCTGATGACGGTCACGACCCGGTACGAGCTGGCCGAGCTGCGCCGCATCATCAAAGCGACGGATCCCGCGGCCTTCGTCAACATTGTCGAGACGGCCGGCGTGATGGGCGAATTCCGGCGCCCCGCCGATTGA
- a CDS encoding NADPH-dependent FMN reductase: MKIALIAGSNRRDAGSTKLIHYIAGLVRAEGHEAAVFDLHTDPLPMYSPDEIEAHSNVTKLRQTVLAADGVVLGTPEYHGSVSGALKNALDFLGFDHFDGKPVLSVSTAGGPVGVSSLQHMQTIVRNVHGINCSEWISIGGAQREFTADGEPADQDVRLRAGRTVAYFLNMIGRLRA, encoded by the coding sequence TTGAAAATCGCATTGATTGCCGGGTCGAACCGCAGGGATGCCGGCAGCACGAAGCTGATTCATTATATTGCCGGCCTGGTGCGCGCCGAAGGGCACGAAGCGGCAGTGTTCGATCTGCATACCGATCCGCTGCCGATGTATTCGCCGGACGAGATTGAGGCTCACTCCAACGTAACGAAGCTGCGTCAAACCGTTTTGGCGGCGGACGGCGTCGTGTTGGGGACGCCCGAATATCACGGAAGCGTCTCCGGCGCGCTGAAGAATGCGCTTGATTTTCTCGGCTTCGATCATTTCGACGGCAAGCCGGTGCTGTCCGTCAGTACGGCCGGCGGCCCGGTCGGCGTCAGCTCGCTGCAGCATATGCAGACAATTGTCCGCAACGTACACGGCATTAACTGCTCCGAATGGATATCGATCGGCGGCGCGCAGCGCGAATTTACCGCGGACGGGGAGCCCGCGGATCAGGACGTCCGGCTCCGGGCGGGAAGAACGGTGGCTTATTTTCTGAACATGATAGGCAGGCTGAGAGCTTAA